One region of Acidobacteriota bacterium genomic DNA includes:
- a CDS encoding thrombospondin type 3 repeat-containing protein: MEPAGAFMVVWNSFGQDGDGPGVFGRTFDSTGTGTSGDVQVNQFTTGGQADPAIASDILGNFVVTWDSGDGDYSGVFGRFFDGNGDALGNEFQINTYTPGIQTGSKVALVGGNSFVVAWTSYDQDRSNGGVFAQQIDTAGAPMGSEFLVNTTTANGQGTPSIGGADAGQFIVSWTSYAQDGDGTGVFAQRFGGTGGGCTAGDADGDGVCDNVDNCPGLANPGQDDADADGRGDACDIMITAPLTGATVACADPVNVRPTLTWSPGFYDRFKVEVSTTAGFTKGTVVSSGSTPLKTPTYTPPTKKLRKACSLAIAANAGSPVLFIRVTGKDLNVSSKDPHRTTFSDVVQVHVTP, encoded by the coding sequence ATGGAGCCGGCCGGCGCCTTCATGGTCGTCTGGAACAGCTTCGGACAGGACGGCGACGGTCCGGGTGTCTTCGGGCGAACCTTCGACTCGACGGGCACCGGGACGAGCGGCGACGTGCAGGTCAACCAGTTCACCACGGGTGGCCAGGCCGACCCCGCGATCGCGTCGGACATCCTCGGCAACTTCGTCGTCACCTGGGACTCCGGCGATGGGGACTACAGCGGCGTCTTCGGCCGGTTCTTCGACGGCAACGGCGACGCACTCGGAAACGAGTTCCAGATCAACACGTACACTCCGGGAATCCAGACCGGGTCGAAGGTCGCGCTCGTCGGCGGCAACTCCTTCGTCGTCGCGTGGACCAGCTACGACCAGGACAGATCCAACGGCGGCGTCTTCGCGCAGCAGATCGACACGGCGGGCGCGCCGATGGGCTCGGAGTTCCTGGTCAACACGACGACCGCCAACGGCCAGGGGACTCCGTCGATCGGCGGGGCCGACGCCGGGCAGTTCATCGTCTCGTGGACGAGCTACGCGCAGGACGGGGACGGCACCGGCGTCTTCGCGCAGCGCTTCGGCGGGACGGGCGGCGGCTGCACGGCGGGTGACGCCGACGGCGACGGCGTCTGCGACAACGTGGACAACTGCCCCGGCCTCGCCAACCCCGGCCAGGACGACGCCGACGCCGACGGCCGCGGCGACGCCTGCGACATCATGATCACGGCTCCTCTCACCGGCGCGACGGTCGCGTGCGCCGATCCCGTGAACGTGAGGCCGACGCTGACGTGGTCGCCGGGATTCTACGACCGCTTCAAGGTCGAGGTCTCGACCACCGCCGGGTTCACGAAGGGGACGGTCGTCTCGAGCGGGAGCACCCCTCTCAAGACGCCGACGTACACCCCGCCGACGAAGAAGCTCCGCAAGGCGTGCTCGCTCGCGATCGCCGCGAACGCGGGCTCGCCGGTCCTCTTCATCCGCGTCACGGGGAAGGACCTGAACGTCTCCTCGAAGGACCCGCACAGGACGACGTTCAGCGACGTCGTGCAGGTGCACGTCACGCCGTAG
- a CDS encoding STAS domain-containing protein has product MIGPPKLLESLRTYDRRTFASDVVAGITVGLVALPLAMAFAIASGLKPEQGIYCAVVTGFLISALGGSRCQIGGPTGAFVVVVAGIVAEHGVDGLFMCTMMAGVILVVLGATGMGTAVKFIPRPVVVGFTNGIAVLIASTQLKDFLGLKIENVPGDFIGRISWIAAGIGTFSPLAAVLATSSVVVIFMTRRYVPRISGTVLVLVVGTALAWALSLPLETIGSKFGGIPTGLPHFAVPRFHLNLALHLLSPAITIAMLGAIESLLSAVVADRMSGDRHNPNVELIAQGVANIASPLFGGLPATGALARTATNIRTGGKTPVAGIVHAMTLLAVLLVAAPLAQFVPMAVLAGILMVVAYTMGEWKEIPQLLRLTKPEISVWLVTFLLTVFADLTVAVEAGMILSVLLFIRSVAATTTVSRVTDDYVREGVAHTLQDKDIPPYVAIYRIHGPFLFGATDKLHEAVGSIDAQPQIVILRLRNMTALDSTGMLALEDLAERLHASGRTLLLCAAMAQPRGLMRQARFAEIVGSENICRSVLDALARARALHGTAA; this is encoded by the coding sequence GTGATCGGTCCCCCGAAGCTCCTCGAGAGCCTGAGGACGTACGATCGGCGCACCTTCGCGAGCGATGTCGTCGCCGGAATCACCGTCGGCCTCGTCGCGCTCCCGCTCGCGATGGCCTTCGCGATCGCGTCGGGGCTGAAGCCCGAGCAGGGGATCTACTGCGCCGTCGTCACCGGATTCCTCATCTCGGCGCTCGGGGGATCGCGCTGCCAGATCGGCGGGCCGACGGGGGCCTTCGTCGTCGTCGTGGCCGGGATCGTCGCCGAGCACGGCGTGGACGGCCTCTTCATGTGCACGATGATGGCCGGCGTCATCCTCGTCGTCCTCGGCGCGACGGGGATGGGGACCGCGGTGAAGTTCATCCCGCGCCCCGTCGTCGTCGGCTTCACGAACGGCATCGCCGTCCTCATCGCGAGCACGCAGCTCAAGGACTTCCTCGGGCTGAAAATCGAGAACGTGCCGGGGGATTTCATCGGCCGCATCAGCTGGATCGCCGCCGGGATCGGGACGTTCTCGCCGCTGGCGGCAGTCCTCGCGACCTCGTCGGTCGTCGTCATCTTCATGACGCGCCGGTATGTGCCGCGCATCTCCGGCACCGTCCTCGTGCTCGTCGTCGGCACGGCGCTCGCCTGGGCCCTGAGCCTGCCTCTCGAGACGATCGGATCGAAGTTCGGCGGCATTCCGACGGGACTCCCTCACTTCGCCGTCCCCCGATTCCACCTGAACCTCGCGCTGCATCTCCTGTCACCGGCCATCACCATCGCGATGCTCGGCGCGATCGAGTCGCTCCTGTCGGCGGTGGTGGCCGACCGGATGTCGGGGGACAGGCACAACCCGAACGTCGAGCTGATCGCGCAGGGAGTCGCCAATATCGCCTCGCCCCTCTTCGGCGGTCTCCCCGCGACAGGCGCCCTCGCACGGACCGCCACCAACATCCGCACCGGAGGGAAGACGCCGGTCGCGGGGATCGTGCACGCGATGACGCTCCTCGCGGTGCTCCTCGTCGCCGCGCCTCTCGCGCAGTTCGTCCCGATGGCCGTTCTCGCCGGCATCTTGATGGTCGTCGCTTACACGATGGGGGAGTGGAAGGAGATCCCGCAGCTCCTGCGCCTCACGAAGCCCGAGATCTCCGTCTGGCTCGTGACCTTCCTTCTGACCGTCTTCGCCGATCTCACGGTCGCCGTCGAGGCGGGGATGATCCTCTCCGTCCTCCTCTTCATCCGGAGCGTCGCGGCGACGACGACGGTCTCGCGCGTCACCGACGATTACGTCCGCGAAGGCGTCGCCCACACGCTCCAGGACAAGGACATCCCGCCGTACGTCGCGATCTACCGGATTCACGGGCCGTTCCTCTTCGGCGCCACCGACAAACTCCACGAGGCCGTCGGCTCGATCGACGCGCAGCCTCAAATCGTCATCCTGCGGCTGCGGAACATGACCGCCCTCGACTCGACGGGGATGCTGGCCCTCGAGGATCTCGCGGAACGCCTCCACGCCTCGGGGCGCACCCTTCTCCTGTGCGCCGCCATGGCGCAGCCCCGCGGGCTGATGCGTCAGGCCCGGTTCGCCGAGATCGTGGGGAGCGAGAACATCTGCCGGAGCGTCCTCGACGCGCTCGCCCGCGCGCGCGCGCTCCACGGAACGGCCGCCTAG
- a CDS encoding 4Fe-4S dicluster domain-containing protein — protein MFALETLLHRLRHGRQTMEYPDGPAPELPDRFRGALRVVQERCTAGCSACVAACPTEAISRPEGSPVALDLGRCVFCARCVEVCPDGAVTQTRDHRMAARRREDLVIGGEGAEQARLATALDGKLRRLFGRSLRLRQVSAGGCNACEADTSVLGTIGWDLGRFGIQFVASPRHADGLLITGAVSENMKLALEKTYAAVPPPKIVIAVGACAIAGGPFVGNSGICDGVGSIVAVDLFIPGCPPHPLTILDGLLRLLGRLEERATDGAPRPPDRGLLPGR, from the coding sequence ATGTTCGCTCTCGAGACCCTCCTGCATCGCCTGCGCCACGGGCGCCAGACCATGGAGTACCCCGACGGTCCGGCCCCCGAGCTCCCCGATCGGTTCCGCGGGGCGTTGCGCGTGGTCCAGGAGCGGTGCACGGCGGGGTGCTCCGCGTGCGTCGCCGCGTGTCCGACCGAGGCCATCTCCCGGCCCGAAGGAAGCCCGGTCGCGCTCGACCTCGGCCGCTGCGTCTTCTGCGCGCGGTGCGTGGAGGTCTGCCCGGACGGAGCCGTCACCCAGACCCGGGATCACCGCATGGCGGCGCGCCGCCGGGAGGATCTCGTGATCGGCGGCGAGGGGGCGGAGCAGGCGCGCCTGGCGACGGCGCTCGACGGAAAGCTTCGCCGGCTCTTCGGCCGCTCGCTGCGCCTCCGGCAGGTGAGCGCCGGAGGGTGCAACGCCTGCGAGGCCGACACCAGCGTCCTCGGCACGATCGGCTGGGATCTCGGGCGCTTCGGCATCCAGTTCGTCGCCTCGCCCCGGCACGCCGACGGCCTTCTCATCACCGGCGCCGTCTCCGAGAACATGAAGCTCGCGCTCGAGAAGACCTATGCGGCCGTTCCCCCGCCGAAAATCGTGATCGCCGTGGGCGCCTGCGCCATCGCGGGCGGCCCCTTCGTGGGAAATTCCGGGATCTGCGACGGAGTGGGCTCGATCGTGGCCGTGGATTTGTTCATCCCCGGCTGCCCGCCTCACCCGCTGACCATCCTGGACGGTCTCCTGAGGCTCCTCGGGCGTCTGGAGGAGCGCGCGACCGACGGCGCTCCGCGACCTCCCGATCGCGGGCTCCTTCCCGGGCGCTAG
- a CDS encoding hydrogenase: protein MADSLNLLVGLAMGLNLLALASQRLPSIIRFAAAQGMILGILPLMMEHELRLLVCLVAVATVGIKGFVIPALLTRALRKANIDREIAPLLGFIPSLLLGTVATTGAVVLGGALPLLPEHARLLLVPGALSTVVCGCLMLVGRSKAIGQVCGYLLLENGIYLFGMLLLEATPLLVEAGILLDLTVGVFIIGIIVDRIQREFDTLDTRKLSVLRE from the coding sequence GTGGCCGATTCTCTGAACCTGCTCGTGGGCCTCGCCATGGGGCTCAACCTCCTCGCGCTCGCGAGCCAGAGGCTCCCCTCGATCATCCGCTTCGCCGCCGCGCAGGGGATGATCCTCGGCATCCTGCCGTTGATGATGGAGCACGAGCTGCGCCTGCTCGTCTGCCTCGTCGCCGTGGCGACGGTGGGGATCAAGGGGTTCGTCATCCCAGCCCTCCTCACGCGCGCGCTGAGAAAGGCGAACATCGATCGTGAGATCGCCCCCTTGCTCGGGTTCATCCCGTCGCTCCTTCTGGGAACGGTGGCGACGACGGGAGCGGTGGTGCTCGGCGGCGCCCTTCCCCTGCTCCCCGAGCACGCGCGCCTTCTCCTGGTGCCGGGGGCCCTCTCCACGGTCGTCTGCGGGTGCCTGATGCTCGTCGGTCGCTCGAAGGCGATCGGCCAGGTCTGCGGCTATCTGCTCCTCGAGAACGGCATCTACCTCTTCGGCATGCTCCTTCTGGAGGCGACGCCGCTTCTCGTGGAGGCCGGAATCCTCCTCGATCTGACGGTGGGGGTCTTCATCATCGGAATCATCGTGGACCGAATTCAGCGCGAGTTCGACACGCTCGACACGAGGAAGCTCTCGGTGCTTCGCGAATGA
- a CDS encoding NADH-quinone oxidoreductase subunit H: MAFAALRIGAAVVVSPLVPGLINKVKASVAGRKGPPVLQLYFDLARLWRKETVLSMVVSPWHVAGPAVAWTALALAALLLPAGPSPSPLAFRGDALLFVYLLALARFAVAGAALDTGSSFEGMGAAREVSYAVLAEAAIVIAILALSLKSGSVSLTGMLQPAAGAGALLLALGLFSALLAENCRVPFDDPDTHLELTMIHEVMVLDHSGPPLAAVLHGASLKLLVFSVLLVQTVLPLSALPPLAAAVALAASILLVAICVGLVESLLARAAFRRVPLLLTTSILLCLFALLVIWKGRAPWPIL, encoded by the coding sequence GTGGCCTTCGCCGCGCTCCGGATCGGCGCGGCGGTGGTCGTGTCGCCGCTCGTGCCCGGGCTCATCAACAAGGTCAAGGCATCGGTCGCCGGAAGAAAGGGGCCGCCGGTGCTGCAGCTCTACTTCGATCTCGCCCGCCTCTGGCGGAAGGAAACCGTCCTCAGCATGGTCGTCTCCCCCTGGCACGTCGCCGGTCCGGCGGTCGCGTGGACCGCGCTCGCCCTCGCAGCGCTTCTCCTTCCGGCCGGGCCCAGCCCCTCGCCGCTCGCCTTCCGGGGCGACGCGCTGCTCTTCGTCTACCTTCTCGCGCTGGCGCGCTTCGCCGTCGCGGGGGCGGCGCTCGACACGGGCTCTTCCTTCGAAGGGATGGGGGCCGCGCGCGAGGTCAGCTACGCGGTCCTGGCGGAGGCGGCGATCGTCATCGCGATCCTCGCGCTGAGCCTCAAGTCCGGCAGCGTTTCCCTGACCGGGATGCTTCAGCCCGCGGCCGGCGCCGGGGCCCTGCTCCTGGCGCTTGGACTCTTCTCGGCCCTCCTCGCGGAGAACTGCCGGGTCCCCTTCGACGATCCCGACACGCATCTCGAGCTGACGATGATCCACGAGGTGATGGTCCTCGATCACAGCGGCCCGCCGCTGGCCGCCGTCCTGCACGGCGCGTCGCTGAAGCTCCTCGTGTTCTCCGTGCTCCTCGTCCAGACCGTCCTCCCGCTGAGCGCCCTGCCGCCGCTCGCGGCCGCCGTCGCGCTCGCCGCGTCGATTCTCCTGGTGGCGATCTGCGTCGGGCTGGTCGAGTCGCTGCTGGCGCGCGCCGCGTTCCGCCGGGTTCCGCTGCTCCTGACGACGTCGATCCTCCTGTGCCTCTTCGCGCTGCTGGTCATCTGGAAGGGGAGGGCGCCGTGGCCGATTCTCTGA
- a CDS encoding NADH-quinone oxidoreductase subunit H, which translates to MSAGPLLALSGISLLAALLAAWRAPRIWLAATLSGSLAALAGSVRVLATGAGWDWPTTVPLGGETLHLRMDSLSAFFLALLAVLGGAGALYSLGYWTDREHPISAPRGRVWWALLTSGMGFVLLSANGLHFLIAWELFTISSYFLITSERQRTGARSAGWLYLAASHAATLCLFAFFASLAAATGSWELGPLRDQPSLAPLFWLALFGFGVKAGLFPLHIWLPSAHASAPSHVSAILSGMALKMGVYGLYRFTGWLPLPDGAGWVVAALGTVSALLGVAFALGQHDIKRLLAYHSVENIGIILMGLGFSMIAVTHGQPAWGRLALAGGLLHVWNHGLFKSLLFFGAGSVIHATGERTMSRLGGLWRAMPWTAGLFALGAAAIAGLPPLNGFISEYLVFLGLFDAASARGPAFWAAVPAAVMLAMTGALALACFVKVCGIVFLGAPRTDAARTAHEAGWLMRAPMLALGAACAAIGLFPSFFWPAVARASIDWRPDGAPGVPPAPLGTLGALNLCVGALSIVAIGGLWLRVKANGLHRGPTWDCGYASPTARMQYTAGSFAGIITGWFSGILRPQTTARKVEGLFPAEAGLESRTPETVLEYVVEPAGSLVMRAAGAVRRLQHGRIQAYILYLLLGVAALALLATLGGKP; encoded by the coding sequence TTGAGCGCAGGTCCCCTGCTCGCCCTCTCGGGGATCTCGCTGCTGGCGGCCTTGCTTGCCGCCTGGCGCGCCCCGAGGATCTGGCTGGCCGCGACGCTCTCGGGCTCCCTCGCCGCGCTGGCCGGATCCGTCCGCGTGCTGGCGACGGGTGCCGGGTGGGACTGGCCCACGACCGTCCCTCTCGGCGGCGAGACGCTTCACCTCAGGATGGACTCCCTCAGCGCTTTCTTTCTCGCCCTGCTCGCGGTGCTCGGCGGCGCGGGCGCTCTCTACTCACTGGGGTACTGGACCGATCGAGAGCACCCGATCTCGGCGCCGCGCGGCCGGGTCTGGTGGGCGCTGCTGACCTCCGGGATGGGCTTCGTGCTCCTGTCCGCGAACGGACTTCATTTCCTCATCGCGTGGGAGCTCTTCACGATCAGCAGCTACTTCCTGATCACGAGCGAGCGGCAGCGGACCGGGGCGCGCTCCGCGGGATGGCTCTATCTGGCGGCCTCCCACGCGGCGACGCTCTGCCTCTTCGCCTTCTTCGCGTCCCTGGCGGCCGCGACGGGAAGCTGGGAGCTGGGACCGCTTCGCGATCAGCCTTCGCTCGCGCCGCTCTTCTGGCTGGCTCTCTTCGGGTTCGGCGTGAAAGCCGGGCTCTTCCCCCTGCACATCTGGCTGCCGTCGGCGCATGCGAGCGCGCCGAGCCACGTGTCGGCGATTCTCTCCGGCATGGCGCTGAAGATGGGCGTCTACGGGCTCTACCGTTTCACCGGATGGTTGCCGCTGCCCGACGGCGCCGGATGGGTCGTCGCCGCGCTCGGGACCGTGAGCGCGCTGCTGGGAGTGGCCTTCGCGCTCGGCCAACACGATATCAAGCGGCTTCTCGCCTACCACAGCGTCGAGAACATCGGCATCATCCTCATGGGGCTCGGGTTCTCGATGATTGCCGTGACCCACGGCCAGCCGGCGTGGGGGAGGCTGGCCCTCGCGGGAGGGCTCCTGCACGTCTGGAATCACGGACTGTTCAAGTCGCTCCTGTTTTTCGGCGCGGGCTCCGTGATCCACGCCACCGGGGAGCGCACGATGAGCCGGCTCGGCGGCCTCTGGCGCGCCATGCCGTGGACCGCGGGCCTCTTCGCGCTGGGCGCGGCCGCCATCGCCGGCCTCCCTCCGCTGAACGGCTTCATCAGCGAGTACCTCGTCTTTCTCGGGCTCTTCGACGCGGCGTCGGCCCGGGGGCCCGCCTTCTGGGCCGCCGTGCCGGCCGCGGTGATGCTCGCGATGACGGGCGCGCTGGCGCTCGCCTGCTTCGTGAAAGTGTGCGGCATCGTCTTCCTGGGCGCGCCGCGCACCGACGCGGCGCGGACGGCGCACGAAGCGGGCTGGCTGATGCGCGCCCCCATGCTTGCCCTCGGTGCCGCCTGCGCGGCGATCGGGCTCTTTCCGTCGTTCTTCTGGCCCGCGGTGGCGCGCGCGTCGATCGACTGGCGGCCCGACGGGGCACCGGGCGTGCCGCCGGCGCCGCTGGGCACGCTCGGCGCCCTGAACCTCTGCGTGGGCGCGCTGTCGATCGTGGCGATAGGAGGCCTCTGGCTTCGCGTGAAGGCGAACGGGCTCCACCGCGGCCCGACGTGGGACTGCGGCTACGCCTCACCGACCGCGCGCATGCAGTACACGGCGGGGTCGTTCGCCGGCATCATCACCGGGTGGTTCTCCGGGATCCTCCGGCCGCAGACCACGGCCCGGAAGGTCGAAGGCCTCTTCCCCGCGGAGGCAGGGCTCGAGTCGCGCACGCCCGAGACGGTCCTCGAGTACGTGGTCGAGCCGGCCGGCTCTCTCGTGATGAGAGCGGCGGGGGCCGTCCGGCGCCTCCAGCACGGACGCATCCAGGCCTACATCCTCTATCTCCTCCTGGGCGTTGCTGCGCTGGCGCTCCTCGCGACTCTGGGCGGCAAGCCGTGA
- a CDS encoding PTS sugar transporter subunit IIA translates to MHLYLSLAQLADSFGVRRSLVESWVEKEGLPCIPDRGRLLFDRGEVTAWAAKRGLISRAGFLTPERHPPRSTRRIEAMLRAGGIQREVPPERVLDAIEGAAAKLPGATPAVVELLVRRVRMEDGISWAPVGGGLALPHLHTPVTLGRDAGILSLLFLTEPLSIAGTGPDGQPVTGLLFFIAPSPRAHLELLGQLSSLFIRGSLRRLVLERAPDDEIFAALADVDAADEASPPDRTAPGKPEGGG, encoded by the coding sequence ATGCATCTCTACCTGTCGCTCGCGCAGCTCGCGGATTCGTTCGGGGTGAGACGGAGCCTCGTGGAAAGCTGGGTCGAGAAGGAAGGTCTCCCCTGCATCCCGGATCGGGGACGCCTTCTCTTCGATCGCGGGGAGGTCACCGCGTGGGCCGCGAAGCGCGGGCTGATCTCGAGAGCGGGCTTCCTCACTCCCGAGCGGCACCCGCCCCGATCGACCCGCCGCATCGAGGCGATGCTCCGGGCCGGAGGCATCCAGCGCGAGGTCCCGCCGGAGCGGGTCCTCGACGCCATCGAGGGCGCGGCGGCGAAGCTCCCCGGCGCCACCCCCGCGGTCGTCGAGCTTCTGGTCCGCCGCGTGCGGATGGAGGACGGAATCTCCTGGGCGCCGGTCGGGGGCGGCCTCGCGCTGCCTCACCTTCACACCCCCGTCACGCTCGGCCGCGACGCGGGAATTCTTTCGCTTCTTTTCCTGACCGAGCCTCTCTCGATCGCGGGGACGGGTCCCGACGGGCAGCCCGTCACGGGACTGCTGTTCTTCATCGCCCCTTCACCCCGCGCGCACCTGGAGCTTCTCGGCCAGCTCAGCTCGCTCTTCATCCGAGGCAGCCTGCGGCGTCTCGTCCTCGAGAGGGCCCCCGACGACGAGATCTTCGCGGCGCTGGCCGACGTCGACGCGGCCGATGAGGCCTCGCCGCCCGATCGGACGGCTCCCGGAAAGCCGGAGGGAGGGGGTTGA
- a CDS encoding ATP-binding protein, translating into MKAYPRYLTAQIESDLRRKMVFVAGPRQVGKTTLARELPGARPGYLNWDVAEHRERILRRELPAAPLWIFDEIHKYRPWRGFLKGLFDSRREGQRILITGSARLDLYRHGGDSLQGRYHMLRLHPLSVREAGIDSARGLGQLLRLGGFPEPFFGGTEREARRWSREYRTRLVREDVAGLERIQDLGTLELLAMRLPELVGSPLSLNALREDLQVSHKTIATWLSVLERLYAVFRLAPFGSPRVRAVRKAQKHYHFDWSLVPEEAARFENLIASHLLKWVHFQQDVEGSDIELRYFRDTDGREVDFVVVEGRRPVLIIEAKWGDQDVDRGVRYLKAKFPAVNAWQLSAVGRKDYVTPDGIRVAPALDFLSGLV; encoded by the coding sequence ATGAAGGCGTATCCCCGTTACCTGACCGCCCAGATAGAGAGCGATCTGCGGCGCAAGATGGTCTTCGTCGCCGGGCCGAGGCAGGTCGGCAAGACGACGCTGGCCCGCGAGCTGCCCGGCGCCCGTCCGGGGTACCTCAACTGGGACGTCGCCGAGCATCGCGAGCGGATCTTGCGGCGCGAGCTGCCCGCCGCGCCCCTATGGATCTTCGACGAAATCCACAAGTACCGGCCCTGGCGCGGCTTCCTCAAGGGGCTCTTCGACAGCCGCCGGGAGGGGCAGCGCATTCTAATCACGGGGAGCGCCCGGCTGGATCTCTACCGGCACGGGGGCGACTCGCTGCAGGGGCGGTATCACATGCTCCGGCTTCATCCACTGTCGGTGCGCGAGGCGGGAATCGATTCCGCGCGCGGGCTCGGTCAGCTCTTGCGCCTCGGCGGATTTCCGGAGCCGTTCTTCGGAGGGACCGAGCGCGAGGCCCGCCGGTGGTCGCGCGAATACCGCACGCGGCTCGTCCGGGAGGACGTCGCCGGCCTCGAGCGGATCCAGGATCTCGGAACGCTCGAGCTCCTGGCGATGCGGCTTCCGGAGCTCGTCGGGTCCCCGCTTTCGCTGAACGCGCTGAGGGAGGATCTCCAGGTCAGCCACAAGACGATCGCGACGTGGCTCTCGGTCCTGGAGCGGCTCTATGCCGTCTTCCGGCTGGCCCCGTTCGGTTCGCCGCGCGTGCGCGCCGTGAGGAAGGCCCAGAAGCACTATCACTTCGACTGGTCGCTCGTGCCGGAGGAGGCCGCGCGGTTCGAGAACCTGATCGCCTCGCACCTCCTGAAATGGGTCCATTTCCAGCAGGACGTCGAGGGGAGCGACATCGAGCTTCGCTACTTCAGGGACACCGACGGCCGGGAGGTGGACTTCGTCGTCGTCGAAGGGCGCCGGCCCGTCCTGATCATCGAGGCCAAGTGGGGCGATCAGGATGTGGACCGGGGGGTTCGGTACCTCAAGGCGAAGTTCCCTGCCGTGAACGCATGGCAGCTGAGCGCGGTCGGGCGGAAGGATTACGTCACCCCCGATGGCATCCGCGTCGCCCCCGCCCTCGATTTTCTCTCCGGGCTCGTCTGA
- a CDS encoding sulfite exporter TauE/SafE family protein yields MPSLRTLLFAALAATTVWFIWAWLRLSKSRPTVVAGERSHTWYHSVVGFVMCFFDTLGIGNFATTTSAFKFRSSIPDEKIPGTLNVGYAIPTVLQALIYISIVEVDVVTLTLMIAASVVGAWLGAGIVARWPRAWVQVGMGFALLAAAGLMLRAQLVAGGATEGTLALQGNLLALGLLGNFALGALMTMGIGLYGPCLILVSLLGMSPSAAFPIMMGSCAFLMPIGGIRFVREGSYAPWTSVVLSLAGLPSVLIAAFIVRSLPLTAVRWLVIVVVVYAAVMMLRSARAGRVPVPA; encoded by the coding sequence ATGCCGAGCCTGAGGACACTCCTCTTCGCGGCGCTCGCCGCCACGACCGTCTGGTTCATCTGGGCGTGGCTCCGCCTGTCGAAGTCCAGACCGACCGTCGTCGCCGGCGAGCGGAGCCACACCTGGTACCACTCCGTCGTCGGGTTCGTGATGTGCTTCTTCGACACGCTCGGCATCGGCAACTTCGCGACGACCACGTCGGCCTTCAAGTTCCGCTCGTCGATCCCCGACGAGAAGATCCCCGGCACCCTCAACGTCGGCTACGCCATCCCCACGGTCCTCCAGGCGCTGATCTACATCTCGATCGTCGAGGTGGACGTCGTCACCCTCACGCTGATGATCGCGGCGTCGGTCGTCGGCGCGTGGCTCGGCGCGGGGATCGTCGCGCGGTGGCCGCGCGCCTGGGTGCAGGTCGGGATGGGGTTCGCGCTCCTCGCCGCCGCGGGGCTCATGCTCCGCGCGCAGCTCGTGGCCGGCGGCGCGACCGAGGGGACGCTCGCGCTCCAGGGGAACCTCCTCGCCCTCGGCCTCCTGGGCAACTTCGCCCTCGGTGCGCTGATGACGATGGGGATCGGTCTCTACGGGCCGTGCCTCATCCTCGTCTCGCTCCTCGGCATGAGCCCGAGCGCGGCCTTCCCGATCATGATGGGGTCGTGCGCCTTCCTCATGCCGATCGGAGGCATCCGGTTCGTGAGGGAGGGGAGCTACGCTCCCTGGACGTCGGTCGTGCTGAGCCTCGCCGGCCTCCCGTCGGTCCTCATCGCCGCCTTCATCGTGAGGTCGCTCCCCCTGACGGCGGTGAGATGGCTCGTCATCGTCGTGGTCGTCTACGCGGCCGTCATGATGCTCCGATCGGCCCGCGCCGGTCGCGTCCCCGTCCCCGCCTGA
- a CDS encoding amidohydrolase family protein, translated as MQAFVALLKSRGTVLDPTVGIFESIMTARKGAIDPAYAAIADRMPPQVRRGFLNGGLPVPDGMDATYRASFDAMLRLVKVMFDAGVPIVAGTDSYAGFGLHRELELCVRAGIPAPDVLRIATLGAARVMKLDKDLGSVEAGKLADVILVDGKPSESISDIRRVSLVVKDGAVFDPAAMYREVGVMPMADRRGGR; from the coding sequence GTGCAGGCGTTCGTCGCGCTCCTGAAGTCCCGTGGGACGGTGCTGGATCCGACCGTCGGCATCTTCGAGTCGATCATGACGGCGCGGAAGGGGGCGATCGACCCGGCGTACGCCGCCATCGCGGACAGAATGCCGCCGCAGGTGCGGCGCGGGTTCCTCAACGGGGGACTTCCCGTTCCGGACGGGATGGACGCGACGTACCGCGCGTCGTTCGACGCCATGCTCAGGCTCGTCAAGGTGATGTTCGACGCCGGGGTGCCGATCGTCGCGGGGACGGATTCCTATGCGGGGTTCGGGCTCCACCGGGAGCTGGAGCTCTGCGTCCGCGCCGGGATCCCCGCGCCCGACGTCCTCCGCATCGCGACGCTCGGTGCGGCGCGGGTCATGAAGCTCGACAAGGATCTCGGGTCGGTGGAGGCCGGAAAGCTCGCCGACGTCATCCTCGTCGACGGGAAGCCCTCGGAGTCGATCTCGGACATCCGGCGCGTCTCCCTCGTCGTGAAGGACGGAGCGGTCTTCGATCCGGCGGCGATGTATCGGGAGGTGGGGGTGATGCCGATGGCCGATCGTCGCGGCGGGAGGTGA